The Heyndrickxia vini genome contains a region encoding:
- a CDS encoding serine hydrolase domain-containing protein yields the protein MSTVEASKRDDVMQTKYTWDHPGSSFPVLLPGKPKLAGMAEAPLKEMDSIINDAITQKVMPGAVTYVARKGVTVKHQAYGYAYRYTDDQFTETNQPIQMKKDTIFDIASISKIFTSIAAMQLYEKGKFKLDDPVAKYIPEFAENGKETVTIRQLMTHTSGFEPGILVYKMGTSRADRLQIVLKHQLTNAPGTTYTYSDLNMITLGVLVERLSGQRQDEYVKKHITKPLGMKDTMYNPPASLKSRIAATEYQPWTNRGLVWGQVHDENSWSLDGVAGHAGVFSTANDLAILGQTFLNEGKYGHSRILKASTVKLMEKNMNQAFPGDDHGLGYELNQGWYMDGFADENTMGHTGYTGTSLVISPKNQTIVILLTNRVHPSRNTVSTNQTRRLVARQAGDAIPVDMKGKKQAWFAGYGDNKKAILQAEVNSKKPSTLTFQTWYRIENDADYGKVEISNDGESWTSLGMGYTGSSVNWKKATYSIPEGTKFIRFQYETDATVNGRGWYIADPQIQSKGKKVKLHFTSTDWELRNR from the coding sequence ATATCAACAGTAGAAGCAAGTAAGAGAGATGATGTGATGCAGACAAAATATACATGGGATCATCCCGGTTCATCTTTTCCTGTTTTACTTCCTGGAAAGCCTAAGTTAGCCGGAATGGCTGAAGCTCCATTGAAAGAAATGGATTCTATCATTAATGACGCAATCACTCAAAAAGTTATGCCCGGTGCTGTTACTTATGTTGCAAGAAAAGGGGTGACGGTAAAACATCAAGCATACGGATATGCTTATCGCTATACAGATGATCAGTTTACTGAAACCAATCAACCCATTCAAATGAAAAAAGATACGATTTTTGATATTGCTTCAATCAGTAAAATTTTCACTTCCATTGCAGCAATGCAGTTATATGAAAAAGGAAAATTTAAACTTGATGATCCCGTAGCTAAATACATTCCGGAATTTGCGGAAAATGGGAAAGAAACAGTAACGATACGTCAACTAATGACCCATACTTCTGGTTTCGAGCCGGGAATTCTCGTTTATAAAATGGGAACATCAAGAGCGGATAGATTACAGATTGTGTTAAAACATCAGCTTACAAATGCTCCGGGAACGACTTACACATATAGTGATTTGAATATGATCACATTAGGTGTTCTTGTCGAAAGGCTGTCGGGGCAAAGGCAGGATGAATATGTAAAAAAACATATTACGAAGCCGCTAGGCATGAAGGATACGATGTACAATCCACCTGCATCTTTGAAATCAAGAATTGCTGCTACTGAATATCAACCATGGACGAATAGAGGTCTCGTTTGGGGCCAAGTCCATGATGAAAATTCATGGTCCCTTGATGGTGTAGCCGGGCATGCTGGAGTTTTTTCAACTGCCAATGATCTTGCCATACTTGGACAGACATTTTTAAACGAAGGCAAATATGGTCATTCTCGAATTTTAAAAGCTTCTACTGTAAAGCTAATGGAGAAAAATATGAATCAAGCATTTCCAGGGGATGATCATGGTCTTGGCTATGAATTGAATCAAGGTTGGTATATGGATGGTTTTGCAGATGAAAATACGATGGGCCATACAGGATATACGGGAACTTCATTAGTGATTAGTCCAAAAAACCAAACAATAGTTATTCTTTTAACAAATCGAGTTCATCCATCCCGTAATACGGTTTCAACGAACCAAACGAGAAGACTCGTTGCCAGACAAGCGGGGGATGCGATTCCTGTCGATATGAAAGGAAAAAAACAAGCATGGTTTGCTGGTTATGGGGATAACAAAAAAGCAATATTACAAGCGGAAGTGAATAGTAAAAAACCATCAACCCTTACGTTCCAAACATGGTATCGAATTGAAAATGATGCCGACTATGGAAAAGTAGAAATTTCTAATGATGGTGAGAGTTGGACATCGCTTGGAATGGGATATACAGGATCAAGTGTAAATTGGAAAAAGGCAACCTATTCGATTCCAGAAGGAACGAAATTTATTCGTTTTCAATATGAGACGGATGCTACAGTAAATGGAAGAGGATGGTATATTGCCGATCCACAAATTCAGTCAAAAGGGAAAAAGGTAAAGCTTCATTTTACTAGCACCGATTGGGAGTTACGAAATCGCTAG
- a CDS encoding glycoside hydrolase family 3 protein codes for MPKKIWVFMLTFVLLLSLMLPNTSTIQAKEKSKGNQDKIAKKWVKKKLKSMSVEEKVGQLFIIHAYGKTPTDPDYTETNLNSKRGGANYKEIIEKYHIGGVIYFNWNDNIGTPINPNQVQSLSNGLQAIALKQKSNIPLFISTDQEGGIVARVTEPATVLPGNMALGATKSVIYAKKSAEIMGTELKSLGINMDFAPDLDVNVNPENPVIGVRSYSENPNLVGALGTAQIEGLQKQNVIATGKHFPGHGDTNVDSHYGLPIVNHDLKTLYEVDLNPFRAAIKSGVDAIMTAHIVVPALDSSGLPATLSKPIMTGVLRNQLKYDGLIITDSLDMSGANVLPADQVPVAAFEAGADILLNPPDVELAYKSMVKAVKTKKISKKRLDQSVTRILLAKYKRGIIEHPLTKEKQLEKIGTPENLRMADEITEKSITLLKNDNHVLPLQHNQKVFITGPTTANSERLGTLLTEKGLETTAYGTNTSPTAAQIQTAVDKSKNTDVIVVATYNANTNSAQQTLVNTLKQTGKPVVIASMRNPYDIMSFPNMDANILTYGNRDISTRALAKALVGEISPNGKLPVTIPGLYSFGSGLHY; via the coding sequence ATGCCTAAAAAAATTTGGGTGTTCATGCTGACATTCGTGCTTCTACTTTCGTTAATGTTACCGAATACATCAACCATTCAGGCAAAGGAAAAATCTAAGGGGAATCAAGATAAGATTGCTAAAAAGTGGGTGAAGAAAAAGCTGAAAAGCATGTCTGTCGAAGAAAAAGTAGGACAGCTTTTTATCATCCATGCTTATGGGAAAACACCTACTGACCCAGATTATACAGAAACGAATTTAAACTCTAAACGTGGAGGGGCAAATTATAAAGAAATTATTGAGAAATATCATATTGGCGGTGTCATCTATTTTAATTGGAACGATAATATCGGAACTCCTATAAATCCGAATCAAGTCCAATCCTTATCAAATGGTCTACAAGCGATTGCTTTGAAGCAAAAATCAAATATACCTTTATTCATTTCAACCGACCAAGAAGGTGGAATCGTTGCACGTGTCACCGAGCCAGCAACTGTCTTGCCTGGAAACATGGCATTAGGTGCAACTAAATCCGTGATCTATGCAAAAAAATCTGCTGAAATTATGGGAACAGAGCTAAAAAGTTTGGGCATCAATATGGATTTTGCTCCTGACTTAGATGTAAATGTGAATCCAGAAAATCCAGTCATCGGTGTGCGCTCTTATTCTGAAAATCCTAATTTAGTGGGAGCTTTAGGAACTGCACAGATTGAAGGATTACAAAAGCAAAATGTCATTGCAACAGGAAAGCATTTTCCTGGTCATGGGGATACCAATGTCGATTCCCATTATGGACTTCCAATTGTGAATCATGATCTGAAAACACTTTACGAAGTTGATTTAAATCCATTTAGGGCAGCGATCAAATCTGGAGTTGATGCAATTATGACGGCACATATTGTCGTTCCAGCTTTAGATTCTTCCGGCTTACCAGCGACACTGTCCAAACCGATAATGACGGGGGTTCTTCGGAACCAGCTTAAGTACGATGGATTAATTATTACAGATAGTTTAGATATGTCAGGGGCAAATGTTTTGCCAGCTGATCAAGTTCCAGTAGCTGCATTTGAAGCAGGGGCAGATATTTTACTGAATCCGCCAGATGTTGAACTTGCCTATAAATCTATGGTAAAAGCAGTTAAAACAAAGAAAATTAGTAAAAAACGCCTTGACCAATCAGTGACTCGTATCCTTCTTGCAAAATATAAGCGCGGAATTATTGAGCATCCTTTGACCAAGGAAAAGCAGCTTGAAAAAATAGGAACGCCGGAAAATCTTCGAATGGCAGATGAAATCACTGAAAAAAGCATTACATTACTCAAAAATGATAATCATGTTCTACCCCTACAGCACAATCAAAAAGTGTTTATTACTGGCCCAACGACAGCTAATTCTGAAAGACTAGGCACATTACTCACTGAAAAGGGTTTGGAGACTACTGCTTACGGCACTAATACTTCACCAACTGCGGCGCAAATTCAGACAGCGGTAGACAAATCAAAAAACACCGACGTCATCGTGGTTGCCACGTATAATGCAAATACAAATAGTGCACAGCAAACGTTGGTTAACACACTAAAGCAAACAGGCAAACCAGTCGTAATTGCATCGATGAGAAATCCATATGATATTATGTCATTTCCTAATATGGATGCAAACATTTTAACGTACGGAAATCGTGATATCTCAACAAGAGCTCTGGCAAAGGCATTAGTAGGAGAAATTTCTCCAAATGGAAAGCTTCCAGTTACAATTCCTGGTCTGTATTCATTTGGTTCAGGACTACATTATTAA
- a CDS encoding M4 family metallopeptidase produces the protein MNKKKFVIPMILSAAIIGGSFSGGAAYAIQPDDSGYPKIQKMDAKQSLKRDANHSIFAKKLGFNKKKDVAAINYIEKNKNLLKMKEPAKNLKVKKMEIDKFGMTHVRLQQTKNGIPIEGAEVIVHYDKEGTVQTVNGQYSNDIAEIDLNTKAIITADQAIEKAKEIISAPKDLDYKPTQELVVYPFNGENYVTYKVNVNFLGEHPGNWDVFIDAKTGDVVDMYNELMHIEGNDYKPMKGVGTGVLGEKRELHISKKKDPALGNGMMFFLNDINHDHLGGITTYDFGNEFDSRTNPLPGKLFAKKNNSWNDDYDRAAVDAHYNSEKVYHYYLDKHGRNSLDDNGMEIKSTVHYGDGYNNAFWNGRQMTYGDGDGQFMISLSAGLDVAAHEMTHGVTTHTAGLKYRNESGALNEAFSDIFGALVNEDSWEIGEDIMAPEAKASGRTALRSMSNPNKFPVNAAYTPYGNGSGVYPKHMDEFYHLPLNLDNGGVHVNSSIINHAAFLTGEQIGKDKLGQIYYRALTIYLTPDSNFSDARQAIIQSAIDIYGENSTEAQAAENSLNQVGILQ, from the coding sequence ATGAATAAGAAAAAATTCGTCATTCCTATGATCTTGTCTGCGGCAATAATAGGAGGATCGTTTTCCGGAGGTGCTGCTTATGCTATTCAGCCCGATGATTCAGGATATCCAAAGATTCAAAAGATGGATGCCAAACAAAGTTTAAAAAGAGATGCCAACCATTCTATCTTTGCTAAGAAGCTAGGATTTAATAAGAAAAAAGATGTTGCTGCTATTAATTATATTGAAAAAAATAAGAATCTCTTAAAAATGAAGGAACCCGCAAAAAACTTAAAGGTTAAAAAAATGGAGATTGATAAATTTGGCATGACCCATGTACGTTTGCAACAAACAAAAAATGGAATACCGATTGAAGGTGCTGAAGTCATTGTCCATTATGACAAAGAAGGGACCGTTCAAACTGTTAATGGCCAATACAGTAATGATATTGCGGAGATAGATTTAAATACAAAAGCAATAATTACTGCAGATCAGGCCATTGAAAAAGCCAAGGAGATAATCTCTGCACCAAAAGATTTAGACTATAAACCTACACAGGAGTTGGTTGTTTATCCTTTTAATGGCGAAAATTATGTCACCTATAAAGTAAATGTGAATTTTCTTGGGGAACACCCTGGGAATTGGGATGTATTTATCGATGCGAAAACAGGTGACGTTGTAGATATGTATAACGAATTAATGCATATCGAAGGCAACGATTACAAACCGATGAAGGGTGTAGGTACAGGGGTGCTAGGAGAAAAACGCGAACTCCATATTTCCAAAAAGAAAGATCCGGCATTAGGAAACGGAATGATGTTTTTTCTAAATGATATTAATCATGACCATTTAGGAGGAATTACTACCTACGATTTCGGAAACGAGTTCGATTCAAGAACTAACCCGTTGCCTGGTAAATTATTTGCAAAGAAAAACAATTCTTGGAATGATGACTATGATCGTGCTGCGGTTGATGCCCATTATAATTCCGAAAAAGTTTATCATTATTATTTAGATAAACATGGCCGAAATTCTTTGGACGATAATGGCATGGAAATAAAGTCCACCGTACACTACGGAGATGGCTATAATAATGCTTTCTGGAATGGACGGCAAATGACTTATGGTGACGGGGATGGACAATTCATGATTTCTCTTTCAGCCGGTCTTGATGTAGCCGCCCATGAAATGACGCATGGAGTAACTACCCACACAGCCGGATTAAAATACCGAAATGAATCTGGTGCGCTCAATGAAGCATTTTCTGATATTTTTGGTGCATTAGTGAATGAAGACAGCTGGGAAATTGGCGAGGACATTATGGCGCCTGAAGCAAAAGCTTCCGGGAGAACAGCTCTAAGAAGTATGAGCAATCCGAACAAGTTTCCAGTGAACGCAGCCTACACTCCTTACGGAAACGGAAGTGGTGTATATCCCAAACATATGGATGAATTCTACCATCTTCCACTTAATCTAGATAACGGCGGAGTCCATGTCAATTCCTCCATCATTAATCATGCTGCCTTCTTAACAGGAGAACAAATTGGAAAAGACAAACTTGGACAAATCTATTACCGTGCACTAACCATTTATTTAACTCCCGATTCTAACTTCAGTGATGCTAGACAAGCCATTATCCAATCAGCCATTGACATATACGGAGAAAACAGTACCGAAGCACAAGCAGCCGAAAACAGCCTAAACCAAGTCGGCATCCTCCAATAA
- a CDS encoding ABC transporter permease → MNLLAILFSFGFVVIALFLSAAFKLGLGKDLIITSLRATIQLMIVGYILKIVFGFQHLSVVILMILLMILVATKNAAKRGKGLPRIFWKTFLTILIVEVITQSFLIGMHIVPASPQYMISISGMIIGNSMVIANLFLNRLKGELDMRKEEVLLVLSLGGSIKQSIYPILKQSIRSSLIPTIESQKTIGLVQLPGMMTGQIIAGADPIQAVRLQLLIVFLIMTAACLTAIILGFLIYPGLFNKHQQLEIKGWK, encoded by the coding sequence ATGAATCTACTTGCAATATTATTTAGTTTTGGTTTTGTTGTCATCGCGCTTTTTCTATCAGCAGCCTTTAAACTAGGTCTAGGTAAAGATTTAATCATAACAAGTTTGCGGGCAACAATCCAATTAATGATTGTTGGATACATATTAAAAATAGTCTTTGGTTTCCAGCACTTATCAGTCGTGATTTTAATGATCTTATTGATGATTTTGGTAGCAACTAAAAACGCAGCGAAACGTGGTAAAGGATTGCCGCGAATTTTTTGGAAAACCTTTTTAACGATATTGATTGTTGAGGTGATAACTCAAAGTTTTTTAATAGGGATGCATATTGTACCAGCATCTCCACAATATATGATATCAATTAGTGGGATGATTATAGGGAACTCAATGGTCATAGCTAATCTTTTCTTAAATCGCTTAAAAGGTGAGCTAGATATGCGAAAGGAAGAGGTACTTCTCGTCCTTTCATTGGGAGGCAGTATAAAACAATCAATTTATCCGATTCTTAAACAATCGATCCGTTCTAGCCTCATTCCGACGATCGAAAGCCAAAAAACAATTGGCCTTGTCCAGTTACCAGGTATGATGACAGGACAAATCATTGCCGGCGCTGACCCGATTCAAGCAGTACGTCTGCAACTATTAATTGTTTTTCTAATAATGACAGCTGCATGTTTAACGGCCATCATCCTCGGCTTTCTCATCTACCCTGGCCTATTCAACAAACACCAACAACTAGAAATAAAAGGATGGAAATAA
- a CDS encoding phosphate ABC transporter ATP-binding protein encodes MDLELNTEEFIIEFRHVCKAFMNQRETIQVLSDIHAKVEAGSIVTIIGPSGSGKSTILSLCNLLISPNEGDILIHGKEVREWDIQELRRQVGIAFQSGPMINGTALENLTLPARLMGKTLEHPKKYMDYVGLPEELLSREARELSGGQRQRLSLARTLVNGPSILLLDEVTSALDSNSTFAVEELILQINRDQNTTILWVTHDLAQAERVGDQTWLIMDGRLIESAPTKLFFSEPREKLTRQFLDLKREKV; translated from the coding sequence ATGGATTTAGAATTAAATACAGAGGAGTTTATTATTGAATTTCGTCACGTGTGTAAAGCATTTATGAATCAAAGAGAAACGATTCAAGTTTTATCGGATATTCATGCAAAGGTGGAAGCTGGTTCAATTGTAACGATTATCGGCCCATCCGGTTCTGGAAAGAGTACGATTTTATCCCTTTGCAATTTACTTATTTCGCCTAATGAAGGTGACATATTGATACATGGGAAAGAAGTGAGAGAATGGGATATTCAAGAACTTAGAAGACAGGTTGGGATTGCTTTTCAGTCAGGACCAATGATAAATGGAACAGCACTAGAAAATTTAACTTTACCTGCACGTTTGATGGGAAAAACGCTTGAACATCCTAAAAAATATATGGACTATGTTGGTTTACCAGAAGAACTTTTATCACGAGAAGCAAGGGAACTATCAGGAGGACAGCGGCAGAGATTGTCACTAGCTCGAACGCTTGTGAACGGGCCTTCCATTTTATTGTTAGATGAGGTGACCTCGGCACTTGATTCTAATTCTACATTTGCAGTGGAAGAGCTTATTTTACAGATTAATCGTGATCAAAATACGACCATTCTTTGGGTGACTCACGATCTTGCTCAAGCAGAGCGAGTGGGTGATCAAACATGGCTAATTATGGATGGACGCCTGATTGAATCTGCACCTACGAAACTATTTTTCTCTGAACCTAGAGAAAAACTAACAAGACAATTTTTAGACTTGAAGAGGGAAAAGGTATGA